In a single window of the Trueperaceae bacterium genome:
- a CDS encoding S41 family peptidase has translation MNRRIVATVVVASTLVAVGLAQFGRDFGGEMLDDPTGQALVQTYGALKSNYLEDVDDEAILRGAIEGMIGALDDPFSYYLEPRSAEREAQDRTGSFEGIGAVLTTVNRTTGEGVEILQVYEGGPASQAGVQRGDIFLEVDGTDVEKATTSDVVDLVRGPRGTVVDLTMRRPGAAEPVTFSIRRDTIEIVDVASTMLENDVGYLTIRQFGSQRVHDQLVEQLSDLQMQGAEALVLDLRDNPGGLLTQGILVADEFLREGDIVFQRARGVTQRIASADPDGVDLPMVVLVNDNSASASEIVAGALQENGRALVVGEPTFGKGVAQSVTSLADGGQLAFTAFEWLTPARETIAQQGIEPDVRAIDKRFPNTLSLEGGGADPGQTIEIVVDGEVLGNAVANDDGEFELVTSVPRPEISPVQGEAMVDVANDPALRTALDVLLDARAGGS, from the coding sequence ATGAATCGGCGGATCGTCGCCACCGTCGTCGTGGCGTCCACCCTCGTCGCGGTCGGCCTGGCGCAGTTCGGGCGCGACTTCGGCGGGGAGATGCTGGACGACCCGACCGGCCAGGCGCTCGTACAGACGTACGGCGCGCTGAAGTCCAACTACCTGGAGGACGTCGACGACGAGGCGATCCTGCGCGGCGCGATCGAGGGGATGATCGGGGCGTTGGACGACCCGTTCTCGTACTACCTCGAGCCGCGCAGCGCGGAACGCGAGGCGCAGGACCGGACCGGATCGTTCGAGGGGATCGGCGCGGTCTTGACGACCGTCAACCGCACGACCGGCGAAGGGGTCGAGATCCTGCAGGTGTACGAGGGCGGTCCGGCGTCGCAGGCCGGGGTCCAGCGGGGCGACATCTTCCTGGAGGTCGACGGCACCGACGTCGAGAAGGCCACTACGAGCGACGTCGTCGACCTCGTGCGCGGCCCCCGCGGCACCGTCGTGGATCTCACGATGCGGCGTCCCGGTGCCGCGGAGCCCGTCACGTTCTCGATCCGGCGCGACACCATCGAAATCGTCGACGTCGCGAGCACGATGCTGGAGAACGACGTCGGCTACCTCACGATCCGGCAGTTCGGGAGCCAGCGCGTTCACGACCAACTCGTCGAGCAGCTCTCGGACCTGCAGATGCAGGGCGCCGAAGCGCTCGTCCTGGACCTGCGCGACAACCCCGGTGGCCTGCTGACGCAAGGCATCCTCGTCGCCGACGAGTTCCTCCGCGAGGGCGACATCGTCTTCCAGCGGGCGCGCGGCGTGACGCAACGCATCGCCAGCGCCGACCCCGACGGCGTCGACCTGCCCATGGTCGTCCTCGTCAACGACAACTCCGCGTCCGCGTCGGAGATCGTCGCCGGCGCCCTGCAGGAGAACGGGCGCGCCCTCGTGGTGGGCGAGCCGACGTTCGGCAAGGGCGTCGCGCAGAGCGTCACGTCGCTTGCCGACGGCGGCCAGCTGGCGTTCACGGCCTTCGAGTGGTTGACGCCGGCGCGCGAGACGATCGCGCAGCAGGGCATCGAACCGGACGTCCGCGCGATCGACAAGCGCTTCCCGAACACCCTCAGCCTCGAGGGGGGCGGCGCCGACCCCGGCCAAACGATCGAGATCGTCGTCGACGGGGAGGTCCTCGGGAACGCCGTGGCGAACGACGACGGCGAATTCGAGCTCGTGACGTCGGTCCCGCGGCCCGAGATCAGTCCGGTGCAGGGCGAAGCGATGGTCGACGTCGCCAACGACCCGGCGTTGCGCACCGCCCTCGACGTCCTGCTGGACGCGCGCGCCGGCGGTTCCTGA
- a CDS encoding glycogen/starch synthase, with product MRIVFAASEVYPYAKTGGLADVVGALARALVRAGHEVLVVAPWYRTLRADPPPLWIGDVDVPYDGGVEPAGVGTLEADGVRFAFVGHPDFARDALYGYADDVARFARFARAVPPVAERVGLHPDVLHVHDWQAAFLLPVVAHGFHLPPGWPRVAGVLTIHNVQHQGVGDLDDVIHRLRLPRSVRASGLQHFGAANALQGGIAFATRVTTVSPTYADEITTPAHGFGLDGTLRHERGKLRGILNGIDVDVWNPATDPHLAVRYDATDPSQKAANAATLRRELGLDAGGPLLATVSRFAEQKGIDLLLEAIPALRAQGWRLALLGAGDAPLEAAARAAADADPGGVAVRVGVDEELAHRLYAGADAFAIPSRFEPCGLTQMIAMRYGTLPIARATGGLRDTIRDGVTGRLFEAATAEALVAAAGDVRARLEDGSADAMRATAMRERFDWGASADAYDAVYREAHGASEREFT from the coding sequence ATGCGCATCGTGTTCGCCGCCAGCGAGGTCTACCCGTACGCCAAGACCGGGGGGCTCGCCGACGTCGTCGGGGCCCTCGCGCGCGCGCTGGTGCGCGCGGGCCACGAGGTGCTGGTCGTGGCGCCCTGGTACCGCACCCTCCGCGCGGACCCACCCCCGTTGTGGATCGGGGACGTCGACGTTCCCTACGACGGCGGCGTCGAGCCGGCGGGCGTGGGAACGCTCGAGGCGGACGGCGTCCGCTTCGCGTTCGTCGGTCACCCCGACTTCGCGCGCGACGCCCTCTACGGGTACGCCGACGACGTCGCGCGCTTCGCGCGCTTCGCGCGGGCGGTGCCCCCCGTCGCGGAACGCGTCGGCCTGCACCCCGACGTACTGCACGTCCACGACTGGCAGGCGGCGTTCCTCCTGCCGGTCGTCGCGCACGGCTTCCACCTCCCCCCCGGCTGGCCTCGCGTCGCCGGCGTCCTCACCATCCACAACGTCCAGCACCAGGGGGTCGGCGACCTGGACGACGTCATCCACCGCCTGCGCCTCCCGCGTTCCGTGCGCGCGAGCGGCCTGCAGCACTTCGGGGCGGCGAACGCCCTGCAGGGCGGCATCGCCTTCGCGACGCGCGTCACGACCGTCTCGCCGACGTACGCCGACGAGATCACGACGCCGGCCCACGGGTTCGGGCTGGACGGCACGCTCCGGCACGAACGCGGGAAGCTGCGCGGCATCCTCAACGGCATCGACGTCGACGTGTGGAACCCGGCGACCGACCCGCACCTCGCGGTCCGCTACGACGCGACCGACCCCTCGCAGAAGGCGGCGAACGCCGCCACCCTGCGGCGCGAGCTGGGGCTCGACGCCGGCGGTCCGCTGTTGGCGACGGTGTCGCGCTTCGCGGAGCAGAAGGGCATCGACCTATTGCTGGAGGCGATCCCGGCGCTCCGGGCGCAGGGCTGGCGCCTGGCGCTGCTCGGCGCGGGCGACGCCCCCCTCGAGGCCGCCGCGCGCGCTGCGGCGGACGCCGACCCGGGCGGCGTCGCGGTCCGCGTGGGCGTCGACGAGGAGCTCGCGCACCGCCTGTACGCCGGGGCGGACGCCTTCGCGATCCCCAGCCGCTTCGAACCGTGCGGCCTGACGCAGATGATCGCGATGCGCTACGGCACCCTCCCCATCGCCCGCGCGACCGGCGGGTTGCGCGACACGATCCGCGACGGCGTCACCGGGCGCCTGTTCGAGGCCGCCACCGCCGAGGCGCTCGTGGCGGCGGCCGGGGACGTCCGGGCGCGCCTGGAGGACGGGTCGGCCGACGCCATGCGCGCGACCGCGATGCGGGAGCGCTTCGATTGGGGCGCCTCCGCCGACGCCTACGACGCCGTCTATCGGGAGGCGCACGGCGCCTCGGAACGGGAGTTCACGTGA
- a CDS encoding tetratricopeptide repeat protein yields MSDDPTLDTGWRDRLAAGDVEAALQRYDVALREGLEHDRAVREGLATLARWRAAMHEKAWTVAERDVARSLGDADDDADGEGDASPAEGAAEVGGVALAAAGAAVRGLARSGAALDARDLDAADAALAALAEDAAPFDGERLAQVGSVALLRGEEDAARAALEAALTHDPRHLRAMTNLGNLDLEAGDVDGAIARYETVLAIDDGYARALHNLGVAYRRRGEVGRSVQALRRAQRLERKRDTDAARRDVRARREAGGDRRRWWIPVVLVGALAWWLLR; encoded by the coding sequence GTGAGCGACGACCCCACCCTCGACACCGGCTGGCGCGACCGCCTCGCGGCGGGCGACGTCGAGGCGGCCCTGCAACGCTACGACGTCGCCCTCCGCGAAGGCCTGGAGCACGACCGCGCCGTTCGGGAGGGGTTGGCGACGCTGGCGCGCTGGCGGGCGGCGATGCACGAGAAGGCCTGGACGGTGGCGGAACGCGACGTCGCGCGCAGCCTCGGCGACGCGGACGACGACGCGGACGGGGAGGGCGACGCGTCGCCGGCGGAGGGCGCGGCCGAGGTCGGCGGCGTCGCGCTGGCCGCGGCGGGGGCCGCGGTCCGGGGGCTCGCGCGGTCGGGCGCCGCGCTCGATGCGCGCGACCTCGACGCGGCCGACGCCGCCCTCGCCGCCCTCGCGGAGGACGCCGCACCGTTCGACGGCGAACGCCTCGCGCAGGTCGGGTCGGTGGCGTTGCTCCGCGGCGAGGAGGACGCCGCCCGCGCCGCGCTCGAGGCCGCCCTGACGCACGACCCGCGGCACCTGCGGGCCATGACGAACCTCGGCAACCTCGACCTCGAGGCGGGCGACGTCGACGGCGCGATCGCGCGCTACGAGACGGTGCTGGCGATCGACGACGGGTACGCCCGCGCGCTGCACAACCTGGGGGTCGCGTACCGGCGGCGGGGGGAGGTGGGGCGCAGCGTCCAGGCGTTGCGGCGGGCGCAACGCCTGGAACGCAAGCGCGATACCGACGCCGCCCGCCGCGACGTCCGCGCCCGCCGGGAGGCGGGCGGGGACCGCCGCCGTTGGTGGATCCCGGTCGTGCTCGTCGGGGCGTTGGCCTGGTGGCTCCTACGCTGA